A region of Clostridium acetobutylicum ATCC 824 DNA encodes the following proteins:
- the efp gene encoding elongation factor P, translating to MISAGDLRKGTTFELDGQVYNVVDFLHVKPGKGAAFVRTKLKNVITGAVTETTFNPTAKMQEAVIERKEMQYLYSDESFYYFMDQETYEQIPLSFDQVENAIKYLKENMFATIKFYKGEAFSVEAPNFVELKIVSCEPGVKGNTTSNVMKPATLETNAVVQVPLFVNEGETIRVDTRTGEYMERVQ from the coding sequence ATGATATCAGCAGGAGATTTAAGAAAGGGAACTACTTTTGAGCTGGATGGACAAGTTTATAATGTAGTTGATTTTTTACACGTAAAACCAGGAAAGGGAGCAGCTTTTGTAAGAACAAAGCTTAAGAACGTTATAACTGGTGCTGTAACAGAAACAACATTTAATCCAACAGCGAAAATGCAGGAAGCAGTAATAGAAAGAAAAGAAATGCAATATTTATATTCTGATGAGTCTTTCTACTATTTTATGGATCAAGAAACTTATGAACAAATTCCTTTAAGTTTTGATCAAGTTGAAAATGCAATCAAGTATTTAAAAGAAAATATGTTTGCTACAATTAAATTTTACAAAGGGGAGGCTTTCTCAGTAGAAGCTCCAAACTTTGTAGAACTTAAAATAGTTTCCTGCGAACCAGGAGTAAAAGGAAATACAACATCAAATGTTATGAAGCCCGCTACTCTTGAAACAAATGCAGTAGTTCAAGTTCCTTTGTTTGTTAATGAGGGAGAAACAATAAGAGTTGATACAAGAACTGGAGAATATATGGAAAGAGTTCAATAA
- the spoIIIAE gene encoding stage III sporulation protein AE: protein MKKVILMFVVILILFPVTVQAYDKSGSDVTKENEQQIMQLYDYMTKIKGKYDVLKDLNIKDYVEYYMKNGKGNTSVSKFSRAVFSYFMQDITSCLKLVSTLVFICIVCALLTNLQKAFSSEKLTQIAYFSCYAIIIIIIAKNFKICVSTAQGAMKDISNMMGAVVPILLTLLISSGSLVESTVFDPVILFSINFTEKVFTDILIPLILLSFVLEFVNNLSEDYKISNLSKLLKRSVIWIQGIIMTVFIGIITIRGINAKAIDNVTAKTAKFAVDNFVPIVGKCLSDAISTVAGYSILLKNAIGTVGLIVLIVMIIFPVIKIFLLAFVHKIVAAFVEPISDKRIVNCLNSVGDCLILIGSCLIGVAVMFFIMIAIIIAAGKIV, encoded by the coding sequence ATGAAAAAAGTAATATTGATGTTTGTAGTTATTCTTATCTTGTTTCCTGTAACTGTACAAGCATATGATAAAAGTGGTTCTGATGTAACAAAAGAAAATGAGCAACAAATTATGCAACTTTATGATTATATGACAAAAATAAAGGGAAAGTATGATGTGCTGAAGGATCTTAATATAAAAGATTATGTTGAATACTATATGAAAAATGGTAAAGGTAATACTTCTGTTTCTAAATTTAGCAGAGCTGTTTTTAGTTACTTTATGCAGGATATAACAAGCTGCTTAAAACTAGTATCTACACTGGTTTTCATATGTATTGTTTGTGCTCTTTTAACTAATCTTCAAAAGGCTTTTTCTTCTGAAAAGTTAACTCAAATAGCATATTTTTCATGTTATGCAATAATAATAATAATAATTGCTAAAAACTTTAAAATATGTGTAAGTACAGCACAAGGGGCTATGAAAGATATAAGCAATATGATGGGAGCTGTTGTTCCGATTTTGCTTACACTTCTCATAAGTTCTGGGAGTCTTGTAGAATCTACAGTATTTGATCCTGTTATATTGTTCTCTATAAATTTTACTGAAAAAGTTTTTACTGATATATTAATTCCATTGATTTTATTATCATTTGTGCTTGAGTTCGTAAATAACTTATCAGAGGATTATAAAATTAGCAATTTATCGAAACTCCTAAAAAGATCTGTAATATGGATTCAAGGCATAATTATGACTGTATTTATAGGAATAATAACTATAAGAGGAATAAATGCAAAGGCTATAGACAATGTAACTGCAAAAACTGCAAAATTTGCTGTGGACAACTTTGTACCAATAGTTGGAAAATGCCTTTCTGATGCTATTTCAACGGTTGCGGGGTATTCAATACTACTTAAAAATGCAATAGGCACTGTAGGGCTAATTGTTTTAATAGTGATGATTATTTTTCCTGTAATCAAAATATTTTTACTTGCCTTTGTGCATAAAATTGTAGCTGCCTTTGTAGAACCTATAAGCGATAAGAGAATAGTTAATTGTTTGAATAGTGTAGGAGATTGTCTTATATTAATTGGATCTTGTCTTATAGGGGTAGCTGTAATGTTTTTTATAATGATAGCTATAATAATAGCAGCTGGAAAAATAGTTTAA
- a CDS encoding type II secretion system protein has protein sequence MKKRGFTLIELIISMSIIAILGAILVPNIYSYIRRANNEKAKDMAALVFQSAMRSYMKEGKFDNEQVLDNINEDLSVKDNKVQVRAVDDSDIDVDFKCSNLSCEVKIDGRRVTYDFKTK, from the coding sequence ATGAAAAAAAGGGGCTTTACACTCATTGAACTTATAATTTCCATGTCTATAATAGCTATACTTGGAGCCATACTAGTGCCTAATATATATTCTTATATAAGAAGAGCAAATAATGAGAAGGCAAAGGACATGGCAGCGCTTGTTTTTCAAAGTGCAATGAGAAGCTATATGAAGGAAGGCAAATTTGATAATGAACAGGTTTTAGACAACATAAATGAGGATTTGAGTGTTAAAGATAATAAAGTGCAAGTAAGAGCAGTGGATGATAGCGATATAGATGTAGATTTTAAGTGTAGTAACTTAAGTTGTGAGGTTAAAATAGATGGAAGAAGAGTTACTTATGACTTCAAGACAAAGTAA
- the spoIIIAD gene encoding stage III sporulation protein AD yields MEIIKVVAFAFVALAVTLVFKGKRDDIAVSVSMIAGILIFIFMIPRITAVMQILQQFALKAKVDFVYLTTVLKILGIAYIASFCSEICKDAGQNSIASRVEFSGKILILMLAVPILMGVLNAILNII; encoded by the coding sequence ATGGAAATAATAAAAGTAGTAGCTTTTGCATTTGTAGCTTTAGCAGTTACATTAGTCTTTAAAGGAAAAAGAGATGATATAGCTGTTAGTGTAAGTATGATTGCTGGGATTCTTATATTTATTTTTATGATACCTAGGATAACAGCTGTTATGCAGATTCTGCAGCAATTTGCTCTTAAGGCAAAGGTTGATTTTGTATACTTGACGACTGTATTAAAAATACTTGGTATTGCATATATAGCATCCTTTTGCAGTGAAATATGCAAGGATGCAGGGCAAAATAGCATAGCCTCTAGGGTAGAGTTTTCAGGTAAGATACTTATTCTCATGTTAGCAGTTCCAATACTCATGGGGGTTTTAAATGCTATTTTAAATATCATATAG
- the spoIIIAG gene encoding stage III sporulation protein AG — translation MNFKKFLSNLKFDSKDEKTKKSTVTNIVILGLIGILLIITADFFKNSSNNSITGSITENNVKNTKAENDGTKNEVKPSKDYETNMEEKLKQTLEQIDGVGKVQVMIYFGSGEEQVPATNENKTKSVTDEADNSGGKRTTTQDSDGSTIVTSKDGDKESPFILKEYKPQITGVCVVAEGADNSVIKLNIVNAVVDLFQLTEDKVNVYPMKK, via the coding sequence ATGAATTTTAAGAAGTTTTTAAGTAATCTTAAATTCGATTCTAAGGATGAAAAAACTAAGAAGAGTACAGTTACTAATATAGTTATATTAGGACTTATTGGAATACTACTTATTATTACTGCAGATTTTTTTAAGAATAGTTCTAATAATAGTATTACTGGTAGTATTACTGAGAATAATGTAAAGAATACCAAAGCTGAAAATGATGGAACCAAAAATGAAGTCAAGCCTTCAAAGGACTATGAAACTAATATGGAGGAAAAATTAAAACAAACATTAGAACAAATAGATGGAGTGGGTAAGGTTCAGGTAATGATTTACTTTGGAAGTGGAGAAGAGCAGGTGCCAGCAACTAATGAAAACAAGACTAAATCTGTTACAGATGAAGCAGATAATTCTGGAGGGAAAAGAACAACCACTCAGGATTCTGATGGAAGTACAATTGTTACATCAAAGGATGGAGATAAAGAATCACCATTTATATTGAAGGAATATAAGCCTCAAATAACAGGGGTTTGTGTTGTGGCAGAAGGAGCAGATAATTCTGTAATAAAGCTTAATATTGTGAATGCTGTAGTAGATTTGTTTCAGCTAACGGAGGATAAGGTAAATGTGTATCCTATGAAAAAATAA
- the spoIIIAA gene encoding stage III sporulation protein AA translates to MNLEDIFSILPEKIEREVKRISDYNNLQEIRIKVNKPLIIQIGKKEIISNYIATKEDLKKTFNVMSGYSIYSVEDELRQGYITIKGGHRVGICGDCVLEENKIKTIKNISSLNIRICKEVTGCSNSIMKKIVYGNTVLNTIIISPPNCGKTTLLRDITRNISYGINSIQFRGKKVCVIDERSEIGACLNGVNQMDIGIRTDILDNCPKSIGIMMAIRSMAPEVIICDEIGTYDDIKSILTAVNCGVKLITTIHGFGIEDLNSRDVFKDAIKNNVFERAIVLSGRSGVGTVEYIYDFYTKERERGL, encoded by the coding sequence ATGAACCTTGAAGATATCTTTTCTATACTACCTGAAAAAATAGAAAGAGAAGTTAAAAGAATATCCGACTATAATAACTTACAAGAGATACGAATAAAAGTAAACAAGCCTTTAATAATTCAAATTGGGAAAAAGGAGATAATAAGTAACTACATTGCCACAAAAGAAGATTTGAAAAAAACCTTTAATGTCATGAGTGGATACTCAATATATTCAGTAGAAGATGAATTAAGACAAGGATATATTACCATAAAAGGAGGCCATAGAGTTGGTATATGTGGAGATTGTGTATTAGAAGAAAATAAAATAAAAACTATAAAGAATATATCCTCATTAAATATAAGAATATGTAAAGAAGTAACTGGATGTTCAAATAGCATAATGAAAAAAATTGTTTATGGAAATACCGTACTCAATACTATTATAATATCTCCACCTAATTGTGGAAAAACAACACTTTTAAGAGATATAACAAGGAACATATCCTATGGTATAAACAGCATACAATTTAGAGGGAAAAAGGTATGTGTTATAGATGAGAGAAGTGAGATAGGTGCATGTCTTAATGGTGTAAATCAAATGGATATAGGAATAAGGACGGATATTTTGGATAATTGCCCTAAAAGTATTGGAATTATGATGGCAATAAGGAGTATGGCTCCAGAGGTTATAATTTGTGATGAAATAGGCACTTATGATGATATTAAGAGTATACTTACGGCAGTAAACTGCGGTGTTAAGCTTATAACCACCATACATGGATTTGGAATTGAAGATTTAAATAGTAGAGATGTTTTTAAAGATGCCATTAAGAATAATGTTTTTGAAAGAGCAATAGTATTAAGTGGCAGAAGTGGTGTTGGGACTGTAGAGTATATTTACGATTTTTATACAAAAGAAAGAGAAAGGGGTTTATAG
- a CDS encoding M24 family metallopeptidase: protein MYSERIKNLRKAMVNKGIDGVLLISDPNRNYMSGFTGDESFSIITLDKAIFITDSRFTEQAKQQVNENYEVVQYSGPFSSFLGNMVEKLNISKLGFEEDIISVSIYDSYKKSVKAELVPLGGMVEELRMIKDENEVDTIKKAAAIADKAFSHMLKFIKKGMTEREVGLELEFTMKKLGAKDLSFPSIIASGERSCLPHGQATDKILKEGEFLTMDFGCVFNDYCSDMTRTIVIGKPNDKMKEIYDVVLKANKEALKVIKSGVTGREVDKVARDIIASHGYGENFGHGLGHGVGRQIHEGPRVSPASETVLKSGMIVTDEPGIYIPGFGGVRIEDLIVVKDDGCVCLSESPKELICL from the coding sequence ATGTATAGTGAGAGAATTAAAAATTTAAGAAAAGCAATGGTTAACAAAGGAATAGATGGTGTTTTGCTTATAAGTGATCCTAATAGAAATTACATGAGCGGTTTTACGGGAGACGAAAGTTTCTCTATAATAACCTTAGATAAAGCAATTTTTATAACTGATTCAAGGTTTACAGAGCAGGCAAAGCAGCAGGTAAACGAAAATTACGAGGTTGTACAGTATAGTGGTCCATTCTCATCTTTTTTAGGGAATATGGTAGAAAAGCTAAACATAAGTAAGCTAGGCTTTGAAGAGGACATCATATCAGTTTCCATATATGATTCTTATAAAAAAAGTGTTAAAGCAGAACTTGTACCATTAGGTGGTATGGTTGAAGAGTTAAGAATGATTAAAGATGAAAATGAAGTTGATACTATAAAAAAAGCAGCAGCTATAGCGGATAAGGCTTTTAGTCATATGCTTAAATTTATTAAAAAAGGTATGACAGAAAGAGAAGTTGGATTAGAACTTGAATTTACAATGAAAAAACTTGGAGCTAAGGATTTATCTTTTCCATCTATAATAGCCAGTGGAGAAAGATCATGTTTGCCTCATGGTCAGGCTACAGATAAGATTCTTAAAGAAGGCGAGTTTTTAACTATGGATTTTGGTTGTGTCTTTAATGATTATTGCTCGGATATGACAAGAACAATAGTTATAGGAAAACCAAATGACAAAATGAAAGAAATCTATGATGTAGTTCTTAAAGCTAACAAAGAAGCCTTAAAAGTTATAAAGAGTGGAGTTACAGGAAGAGAAGTAGATAAAGTTGCTAGAGATATAATAGCTTCTCATGGTTATGGAGAAAATTTTGGACATGGATTAGGTCATGGTGTTGGAAGACAAATACATGAGGGGCCTAGAGTTAGTCCTGCATCTGAAACAGTTCTAAAGTCTGGTATGATAGTAACGGATGAACCTGGAATATACATTCCTGGTTTTGGAGGAGTTAGAATAGAGGATTTAATAGTTGTTAAAGATGATGGGTGTGTATGTTTATCAGAATCACCTAAGGAATTGATATGTCTATAG
- a CDS encoding type II secretion system protein: MQFYKVKKGFTLIEMVAASAIFCVFTVFAISVLFSLINGYKKDMKSNNDQANFSSGLIIINKFLKEGTVKIENNNEIKIVKDENAFDIIRLNQYTSKVVIDYYILNLKVTSNNIMEKVSGFNVLQNKNVFYVYATLNDGRRLRKCFPIKE, encoded by the coding sequence ATGCAATTTTACAAAGTGAAAAAGGGATTTACGCTTATTGAAATGGTAGCAGCTTCAGCTATTTTTTGTGTGTTTACTGTGTTTGCAATTTCTGTTTTATTTAGCTTAATAAATGGGTATAAGAAAGATATGAAAAGTAATAATGATCAAGCGAATTTTTCAAGTGGACTTATAATTATAAATAAATTTTTAAAGGAAGGTACAGTGAAAATTGAAAATAATAATGAAATAAAGATAGTTAAGGATGAAAATGCCTTTGACATAATTCGTTTAAATCAGTATACGAGTAAAGTAGTGATAGACTACTATATTTTAAACTTAAAAGTAACATCCAATAATATCATGGAGAAAGTTAGTGGCTTCAATGTTTTGCAGAATAAAAATGTGTTTTATGTGTATGCAACATTAAATGATGGAAGAAGGCTTAGAAAGTGTTTTCCAATAAAAGAATAA
- the spoIIIAB gene encoding stage III sporulation protein SpoIIIAB produces MIKFVGCILIITSSTIVGFRYAEHFRKRVKELKEIHNSLYELRNEIIYTHTPLVEAFKNISDRSNYPVNLFFKLAAENLCYKETDNVYSAFKCVFDTDKFQTNLNNDDKKILLNLSKSLGETDIEGQVKVFELAIKNIENHITEAEEIMKKNVKMYRCLGFCVGAMITIMIV; encoded by the coding sequence GTGATAAAATTTGTAGGGTGTATCCTAATAATAACTTCTTCTACCATAGTAGGTTTTAGGTATGCAGAACATTTTAGAAAGAGAGTGAAGGAGCTTAAAGAAATTCATAATTCTCTGTATGAACTTAGAAATGAAATTATATACACACATACACCGCTTGTTGAAGCTTTTAAGAACATATCAGATAGATCAAACTATCCAGTGAATTTATTCTTTAAATTAGCTGCGGAAAATCTCTGTTATAAAGAAACTGATAATGTATATAGCGCATTTAAGTGCGTTTTTGATACAGATAAGTTTCAAACTAATTTAAACAATGATGATAAGAAGATACTTCTAAATTTGTCAAAGAGCCTAGGAGAAACAGATATTGAAGGACAAGTTAAGGTATTTGAACTTGCTATTAAGAATATTGAAAATCATATAACGGAAGCGGAGGAAATAATGAAAAAAAACGTTAAGATGTACAGATGTCTTGGATTTTGTGTAGGTGCAATGATTACTATCATGATTGTTTAG
- a CDS encoding type II secretion system F family protein — protein sequence MKEYRYKAINMEGNVVKGESFSNSEYELIMELRHNKYFLISSKVIAKKKFIRNKKVSSKELYIFSKQMSYMMNAGFNICESLSIMYDKFQGNMRRIIKCIEKGIENGNSIYKSVQYCGDSIPYFFKSMLFIGEESGNLSEVFRNLGEYYKDQWKTEEKIKNATTYPAIVFAFTIIILVFLVSKVIPRFVETLNSLGGKLPKITEFILSVSFFIKDDFLGIIAFILIIYGISKKLLRVKKNRMKLDELKFRIPFLSEIYKNKIALRFSNTLYILIKSGIDIIKAMHIASKVLENTYAEKCIKDIIENLRNGKDFRESFQKINIFTRQTKNMLIMAEECGNIEEIMRNISDLYREQFKDDLKRIINFIEPCMIIFLAVFVGTVIISSILPMINIMNSI from the coding sequence ATGAAAGAGTATAGGTATAAAGCTATAAATATGGAAGGCAATGTTGTAAAGGGAGAAAGCTTTTCTAATAGTGAGTATGAATTAATAATGGAGCTTAGACATAACAAGTATTTTTTGATTTCCTCTAAAGTAATAGCTAAAAAAAAGTTTATAAGAAATAAAAAAGTATCAAGTAAAGAACTATATATTTTTTCAAAACAAATGTCTTATATGATGAATGCTGGATTTAACATATGTGAAAGCTTAAGTATAATGTATGATAAATTTCAAGGAAATATGAGAAGAATTATTAAGTGCATAGAAAAGGGAATTGAAAATGGTAATTCCATATATAAGAGTGTTCAATATTGTGGAGATAGTATACCATATTTTTTTAAAAGCATGCTTTTTATAGGAGAGGAAAGTGGTAATTTATCTGAGGTATTTAGGAATCTTGGAGAATATTATAAAGATCAGTGGAAAACAGAAGAGAAGATAAAAAATGCAACAACCTATCCAGCCATTGTGTTTGCTTTTACAATAATAATTTTGGTGTTTTTAGTTTCTAAAGTTATTCCTAGATTTGTAGAAACTTTGAATTCTCTTGGTGGTAAACTTCCTAAGATAACTGAGTTTATATTAAGTGTGAGCTTTTTTATTAAGGATGATTTTCTAGGTATTATTGCTTTTATACTAATTATTTATGGCATATCAAAGAAATTACTTAGGGTTAAGAAAAATAGAATGAAGTTAGATGAATTAAAATTTAGAATTCCATTTTTATCTGAGATTTATAAAAACAAAATAGCATTAAGATTTTCAAATACACTATACATACTCATTAAAAGCGGAATTGATATAATAAAGGCGATGCATATAGCTTCAAAGGTTTTAGAAAATACATATGCAGAAAAATGCATAAAAGATATAATTGAAAATTTAAGAAATGGTAAGGATTTTAGAGAGAGCTTTCAGAAAATAAATATTTTTACAAGACAAACTAAGAATATGCTTATAATGGCAGAAGAGTGCGGTAACATAGAGGAAATTATGAGAAATATATCAGACTTATACAGAGAACAATTTAAAGATGATTTAAAAAGAATAATAAATTTTATAGAACCATGTATGATAATATTTTTAGCCGTATTTGTTGGAACCGTAATAATATCTTCAATTCTTCCAATGATTAATATAATGAATTCTATATAA
- a CDS encoding prepilin-type N-terminal cleavage/methylation domain-containing protein, translating into MWKLRNKKGFTLIEVMCSFSIFSILFLFAVNLKVDELKMGKINDDIQNYTYYIDAVKNEIIFNDDNNDVEELCEKGKMYLSKNEISENQYEADLKKIGKTNLNTYPYITVSELNENGKMKITLKLYTDIMGKEKIFVCNFTK; encoded by the coding sequence ATGTGGAAGTTAAGGAATAAAAAAGGATTTACATTGATTGAGGTTATGTGCTCTTTTAGTATATTTTCTATATTGTTTTTATTTGCAGTAAATTTGAAAGTAGACGAGTTAAAAATGGGAAAAATTAATGATGATATTCAAAATTATACTTATTATATTGATGCTGTAAAAAATGAAATAATCTTTAATGATGATAATAATGACGTTGAGGAATTATGTGAAAAGGGCAAGATGTATTTATCAAAAAATGAAATATCGGAAAACCAATATGAAGCGGACTTAAAAAAGATTGGTAAAACTAATTTGAATACATATCCCTACATTACAGTATCGGAGTTAAATGAAAATGGGAAAATGAAAATAACTCTTAAGCTTTACACTGATATTATGGGAAAGGAAAAGATTTTTGTATGCAATTTTACAAAGTGA
- the spoIIIAC gene encoding stage III sporulation protein AC, producing the protein MLDISLLFKIAGVGILTIIIDKILKSSGKDDFAVVTNLAGIVILLLMVISLISKLFEAVKTMFQL; encoded by the coding sequence TTGCTTGATATATCGCTTTTATTTAAAATTGCGGGAGTTGGAATTCTTACTATAATTATAGATAAAATACTTAAATCCAGTGGAAAAGATGATTTTGCAGTAGTAACAAATTTGGCAGGCATAGTGATCCTCCTCTTGATGGTAATAAGCCTAATAAGTAAATTGTTTGAGGCTGTAAAGACTATGTTTCAACTTTAG
- a CDS encoding type II secretion system protein — protein MEEELLMTSRQSKKGYILIELLCTIAIMLILCSVIAISFKSYKDIKNGIEVKYVNNEMINFINSSRNYCISRNITGKMFFNSKSNCVIFHRDINSNIDTFTLPEDFKLQPVLIYDGSITIDDSGMLLNACSILYKDNKGETHIITICVGTGNVEVKE, from the coding sequence ATGGAAGAAGAGTTACTTATGACTTCAAGACAAAGTAAAAAGGGCTATATTTTAATAGAACTTCTTTGTACAATAGCGATTATGCTTATTTTGTGTTCAGTTATTGCAATAAGCTTTAAAAGCTATAAGGATATTAAAAATGGAATTGAGGTTAAGTATGTAAATAATGAAATGATTAACTTTATAAATAGTAGTAGAAACTATTGTATTAGCAGGAATATAACTGGAAAGATGTTTTTTAATAGTAAATCAAATTGTGTAATATTTCATAGAGACATTAATTCTAATATAGATACCTTTACACTGCCAGAGGATTTTAAACTTCAACCAGTATTAATCTATGATGGTTCAATCACAATAGATGATAGTGGAATGCTTTTAAATGCATGTTCAATTTTGTATAAAGATAATAAAGGAGAAACACATATAATTACGATATGTGTAGGAACTGGAAATGTGGAAGTTAAGGAATAA
- the spoIIIAF gene encoding stage III sporulation protein AF: protein MLEWLKQWVITICTAALFITVIEIILPDNKLKKYSKFVLGLILMTVIVQPVIKVFNNADNINKYIVNAQNVFEKNTYDQELKGSDGEEINSIVDEFKKNLEDKCSKMLKNKYPDNDYSVTADVQYSSEKKTVLIKKLNIGVKNNNVKKIEKVQIDNDKENTESDIDEKTKKEIANYISDEMEIPYSDIKIYKL from the coding sequence ATGCTTGAATGGCTTAAACAATGGGTTATAACTATATGTACTGCTGCATTATTTATTACGGTTATAGAAATAATACTTCCAGATAATAAGCTGAAAAAATACTCTAAATTTGTACTAGGACTTATTTTAATGACTGTAATCGTACAGCCTGTAATAAAGGTTTTTAACAATGCAGATAACATAAATAAGTATATTGTTAATGCTCAAAATGTTTTTGAGAAAAATACTTATGATCAAGAATTAAAAGGAAGCGATGGAGAAGAAATAAATTCTATTGTCGATGAATTTAAGAAAAATTTAGAGGATAAGTGTTCAAAAATGCTTAAAAACAAGTATCCGGATAATGATTATAGTGTGACTGCAGATGTTCAATATAGCAGCGAGAAGAAAACTGTCTTAATAAAAAAGTTAAATATAGGTGTTAAAAATAACAACGTGAAAAAAATTGAAAAAGTACAAATAGATAATGATAAAGAGAATACAGAAAGTGATATTGATGAAAAAACTAAGAAGGAAATAGCTAACTACATAAGTGATGAGATGGAAATACCTTATTCTGATATAAAAATTTATAAACTCTGA